The genomic stretch accagAAATATAATCCATGGTTTGTTCTTGCCAGGACAGGAATGTTGCTGCTAAATATATCTCATCATTATAACAACAGGCAAAGAGAGGTAGGCTATTCTTAAAGCCACCAGCAGCATCTAGATATTCAAACATAGGCCTGCATGTGCGTCATGTCTGCTTTGAAATCTCAAATGATTCTCTGCCCCAGCCCAAAGCTTTGATCAACAGTGAGATGAAGTCAGTGAGATGTGTTTCTTTGACTTGTCCAGGCTGATTTTTCATTTCCCGCTTCCCCTGTGCCACCTGACCACTGCTGCACTGTTTGAACACACTTTTGATGTAAGATGTGGTTTGGATCAAAAGGCTTTGGATAAATAATGACGATTTAAGATCTGTTTGATGGggcataaatatttaaacattgaCAAAACATTTCTTGTGCAAGGTTAGCCACCAAGCAGGAAATTCTGGTTCTCACAAATCattaatcatcacaaaatcttagtgaaaagtaaaaacaaatcaCCAAGTGACGCACAGCtcagacaaaatacaaaatttaaactATTTTGGTCTGTTTGAATACAGGGTAGTAGCCCATAGCTTAGGTCTGAAATGTGAATTTGAATTATAACAAGTTCTGGTCAAGTTCCTTTCTTCCACCGCTAGAGGGCAGCATCCCGCTTCTACAACATCAGCCTTTTCTTTCAGAAATGTGACATAGCCTACTCGTCTATcctattttaaatacatttttaaataaatataatattattttattgattattattattttatgtttccaTTATTAATTATATTATCTAAAATATTCTATTAATATTTGACAGCAGCGGAAGTGTTATCTTTACTTCCGGTTGAAAAAGTCATGAGGCACTTCATAAGTTCACAGAACCTGATCCTGCAGTAATCTGTGAATATTGTAATACTGTTCAAACCATTAGTCAAGGCTGTTCAATGGCGCCTCTGCGGATCCTGTGCATTCACGGTTACCGGCAAAACAGCGGCTCTTTCCGAGAGAAAACCGGAGCTCTGCGGAAACTGCTGAAGAAGAGCGTGGAGCTGGTGTTTATGGACGCGCCTCTGAGCGTGCAGCCCCCGGACACCGGCACCGGTCAGTGGGATAAACACTGAGTCCAGTCACTCCACACATGACCAGGGCTGAAACTCCTGTCATGACCAGGGCTGAAAGTCCAGTCATGACCAGGGCTGAAACTCCTGTCATGACCAGGGCTGAAAGTCCAGTCATGACCAGGGCTGAAACAAGGACTCAATTACTGAAGTAGaatactcacgtaaaagtaaaaatgccatatgaaaaatgtacttaagtgaaaAGAATTAAAGTgcccgtttaaaaatgtccttaaagagtaaaaaagtaaaagtttttcaaACGGTAATAAAAAAGATTTACTTTTTCGGGCCAGTTGAAACGTGGTACAGATACctcctcaaatgtagtgaagtaaaagtaaaaggtatccactttaaaatgtactttacttaagtacagacacGTAAAACGTGtactgaagtacagtactttactacttttactttgatacTATCCACCACTGCAAATTATACGTtttcttttaacaatattaatgttCGGGTAGTTCATAGTGGAGATTTGGAGACATGCCAAATAAGTCATTAGGCTGATTATGGAATCTtattttattgacttattttataTGCTTCATGCTTAGCAGCCCACATCAGTATTacaagagaaaataaaacatagtagtcttttttttataaatctgatgtattTATCTGTCAGGCTTATTCATACTCGGTcaacttaagtcaattttaataATTCATAACTAGTTTTGAAGATTAATAATCTGACATGTAAAAGCAGTGTATTTGCTTTGTTTGACCTGATGCGTTTAAACCATTGTAATTCTCTTTTTAGTGTCCCCAGACAAAGAGAGCAGCTCAGGCACTCCCGTGGAGGCGGACCCTCGGGGATGGTGGTTCTCTGACGTGGCAGCCCGTAGCTTCAGTGCACAGCAGAAGTGTGAGGTGAGTTTGGGGCTGGACCAGagtgtgaccactgtgagggaCGCTGTTAAGAACCTAGGACCCTTCGATGGAATCCTGGGCTTCAGTCAGGGAGCAGCATTTGTGGCCATGCTCTGTTCCCTTCAGGAACAAAACCTAGAGCCGGATTTTCACTTCAGATTTGCCATCCTCGTTGCTGGTTTCCGCAGTGCCTGTACGGAGCATGAGAGGTTTTACGAAATCCCTCTTCAGATCCCATCTCTACATGTGTttggacaggaggacagagtcATCCCAGACCACATGAGTAAAGACCTCCTCCCCGTTTTCAAAGACCCTCAAATACTGACCCACCCTGGCGGACATTTTGTTCCAGCTGCATCTTCTCATAGGCAAACCTACCAGGACTTCATCAAGAGATTTCAATGAAAATATCTGAGACAAATCTTGAGTATTGCctggaacaaaaacatcatCAGCTGTAGCTGTCATTAACAAAGTTCAATGGGAAGCTATTTTAGATGATTTACTATAGATGTAGGTCTCATGTCCAAAATAAtgtaacagattttttattCTCAGGAAAGCAAaaatacctggacaactgagggattacacacacatctTATTCTCAGGAAGCattgctgaaaaaataaattatttgacaaatatttattcagtttaCTTTGGTcattggtcttggtcttggataAGTCTAACCATAAATCAAGTTTCTAACATAACAAATGTAACATTTTGACAAGTAGGTGATTTTTTCGTTTCTAACATAACAAATGTAACATTTTGACAAGTAGGTGATTTTTTTCGTTCTAAGAATATTGcttttgttttcctgttttagaaTATAGAAGTCTTTTATTCGCTTGTATTCAAGTAAGAAAGATGATATAATGCTGGCATCTAGGTCTGTTGGGGTAATAAATTTGAATTGCGATATTGGTTACAGAAAGTATCACAATATTGACTGTAATTTTTCagtataatattgaaactcctTTATTACTGATACATAAATTTAAAAGCAGGATAACTGCAGTAAACCCTTTTCTAAATGTATCATCTTATTAAAATACacaagctgcaacaaataaatagtacAAGCAaacaccatccatccatccatccatccattttcttccgcttatccggggccgggtcgcggggtctaagcagggactcccagacttccctcaccccggacacgtcctccagctcctccggtgggaccccaaggcgttcccaggccagccgagagacatagtccctccagcgtgtcctgggtcttccccggggcctcctcccggtgggacatgcccagaacacctccctagggaggcgtccaggaggcatcctgagcagatgcccgagccacctcaactggttcctctcaatgtgtaggagcagcggctctactctgagctcctcccgtgtgaccgagctcctcaccctatccctaagggtgtgcccggccactctgcggaggaagcccatttcagccgcttgtatccacgatcttgtcctttcggtcattacccagagctcatgaccataggtgagggtaggaacgtagattgaccggtaaatcgagagcttcgcctttgggctcagctccttctagCAACAAGCAAACACTTCAGTTGTTAATATTTATAACATGTCACAGAATTATTTGTTGCCCAATAGCTCTAATGTTAAAGTCAATATTATTATGACAGGCCAGTTGTCATCTATATTTCCTTTTCGAATTAACAGTTAAGGATATCCAAATGTTTCAgctgacaaaaatgtaaaatctacaTCATTGGGGGATTTGATGGTATTGAACCATTTTGCACTGTGCACAAGTACGACCTGCTGCATCACAGCTGGCAGGAGGTCGCCCCGATGTACACAAGCCACTGTTATGTGAGCGTGGCATTGCTAGATGGGTTTATCTACACCATGGGAGGGTTTGAAGGGAATGGACGACTGAAAACAGCTGAACGATACAAGCCGAGACCAACCAGTGGGCAGTGATCGCTTCCATGCACGATCAGAGGAGCAATGTAAGCAGTGCCACCCTGAACTGAAAGGTAAGGTTCATGAATATAAAAATCTAATGTCTCAATGTAACTAAGGTAGAACAAGTGCCTAACATgcttgtctgctcctctctacatTTGTGGAGGCTTCAATGGGAGCCAGGGTCTGTTCAGAGCTGAGTGCTACATCCCTCAAAGCAACTAGCGGACCCTGATCC from Periophthalmus magnuspinnatus isolate fPerMag1 chromosome 14, fPerMag1.2.pri, whole genome shotgun sequence encodes the following:
- the ovca2 gene encoding esterase OVCA2, whose protein sequence is MAPLRILCIHGYRQNSGSFREKTGALRKLLKKSVELVFMDAPLSVQPPDTGTVSPDKESSSGTPVEADPRGWWFSDVAARSFSAQQKCEVSLGLDQSVTTVRDAVKNLGPFDGILGFSQGAAFVAMLCSLQEQNLEPDFHFRFAILVAGFRSACTEHERFYEIPLQIPSLHVFGQEDRVIPDHMSKDLLPVFKDPQILTHPGGHFVPAASSHRQTYQDFIKRFQ